A window of Hymenobacter aerilatus contains these coding sequences:
- a CDS encoding multidrug effflux MFS transporter, translating into MTNQRYFFLILILGALTALGPFSIDMYLPGFPAIAQDLHTSVSQVALSLSSFFIGISAGQLLYGPLLDRFGRKKPLYFGLALYVVASLSCLAVHRIETLIALRFIQAIGSCSAAVASVAMVRDLFPVKENAKVFALLMLVLSVSPLLAPTLGGYVTAAYGWQAVFLALGVLGGLLLLASFLWLPNGYTPDTTLSLRPRPILTNFWTVLREPQFATYALTGAVSFSGLFAYVSGSPLVFMDLYHVEGKVYGWIFAFLSIGLIGASQVNSLLLRRYQSEQIVLVALSCQLLTTVVLLGLTSAGVLGLGGMVALLFVFLSCLGFTSPNTSALSLAPFTRHAGSAAALMGALQMGAGALASLGVSLFDARSAVPMVALMAGASLLALLLLLVGRQRVTHLVAAAPGVGGAMH; encoded by the coding sequence ATGACCAATCAACGGTATTTCTTTCTCATCCTCATCCTGGGTGCCCTCACGGCTTTAGGGCCTTTCTCCATTGATATGTATCTGCCGGGATTTCCGGCTATTGCGCAAGATCTGCATACAAGTGTGTCGCAGGTAGCACTTTCGTTATCGAGCTTCTTCATCGGTATTTCGGCGGGGCAGCTTCTCTATGGCCCGCTGCTGGACCGGTTTGGGCGCAAAAAACCGCTCTATTTTGGGCTGGCGCTCTACGTAGTGGCCTCGCTGAGCTGCTTGGCGGTGCACCGTATTGAAACGCTCATTGCCTTGCGCTTCATCCAGGCCATTGGCAGTTGCTCGGCAGCCGTGGCGTCGGTAGCGATGGTGCGGGACTTATTTCCCGTGAAAGAAAACGCCAAGGTTTTTGCCCTGCTGATGCTGGTTTTGAGTGTTTCGCCGCTGTTAGCGCCTACCCTTGGCGGCTACGTGACGGCGGCCTACGGCTGGCAGGCCGTATTCCTGGCGCTGGGTGTGCTGGGTGGTCTGCTGTTGCTAGCCTCGTTCCTGTGGCTACCCAACGGCTATACGCCCGACACCACGCTCTCGCTACGGCCCCGGCCCATCCTCACCAACTTCTGGACCGTACTGCGTGAACCCCAGTTTGCCACGTACGCGCTGACCGGGGCCGTCTCGTTTAGCGGTCTGTTTGCCTACGTGTCGGGCTCTCCCTTGGTGTTCATGGACCTCTACCACGTAGAGGGGAAGGTATACGGGTGGATTTTCGCTTTTCTCTCTATCGGGCTTATCGGGGCCAGTCAGGTTAACAGCCTGCTGTTGCGCCGCTACCAGAGCGAGCAGATTGTGCTGGTTGCTCTGAGCTGTCAGTTGCTGACCACGGTGGTATTGCTAGGCCTAACTAGCGCGGGCGTATTGGGCTTGGGCGGCATGGTCGCTTTGCTATTCGTCTTTTTGAGCTGCCTGGGTTTCACCAGCCCCAACACGTCGGCTTTGTCCTTGGCCCCGTTCACGCGCCATGCAGGCAGTGCCGCTGCCCTGATGGGCGCCCTACAAATGGGCGCGGGTGCCCTCGCATCGCTGGGCGTGAGTCTGTTCGACGCTCGCTCTGCAGTCCCGATGGTGGCTCTCATGGCCGGTGCTTCTTTGCTGGCGCTGCTCCTACTACTGGTAGGCCGGCAGCGGGTGACGCACCTCGTGGCTGCTGCGCCCGGCGTGGGCGGAGCTATGCATTAA
- a CDS encoding M28 family peptidase — protein sequence MAANHTRLYADVQFLTELQPARNYRNLASLNQAADYIREALHQAGGQPQDQVFRVDGREYRNIIASYGPPDAPRIVVGAHYDVCGDQPGADDNASAVAGLLETARLLHEQRPALLYRLDLVAYCLEEPPYFATDNMGSAVHAKSLQEAGAVVRAMICYEMIGYFSDEPGSQQFPNPALAALYPNTGNFITVVGREGQEGFTQQVQQLMQAHSGSLDVQRINMPASVALAGLSDHRNYWRYGHDAVMINDTSFLRNPNYHQTSDTIDTLDFHRMAQVVDGVYGALVDLK from the coding sequence ATGGCTGCTAATCACACCCGACTCTATGCCGATGTGCAGTTCCTGACCGAGCTGCAACCGGCGCGCAACTACCGCAACTTGGCTTCGCTCAACCAAGCGGCCGACTACATTCGGGAGGCGCTACACCAAGCTGGCGGCCAGCCACAGGACCAGGTATTCCGCGTCGATGGCCGGGAATATCGCAACATCATCGCCTCCTACGGGCCGCCCGATGCCCCGCGTATTGTAGTAGGGGCACACTACGACGTGTGCGGCGACCAGCCCGGTGCCGACGACAACGCCAGTGCCGTGGCCGGCTTACTCGAAACCGCCCGCCTACTGCACGAGCAGCGCCCCGCCCTGCTCTACCGTCTCGACCTGGTAGCGTATTGCCTAGAAGAGCCACCCTACTTCGCCACCGATAACATGGGCAGCGCCGTGCACGCCAAGTCGTTGCAGGAAGCGGGTGCAGTAGTGCGGGCTATGATCTGCTACGAGATGATCGGGTACTTTAGCGATGAGCCCGGCTCCCAGCAATTCCCGAACCCAGCACTGGCGGCGCTATATCCAAATACCGGCAACTTTATTACAGTGGTAGGCCGGGAGGGGCAGGAGGGTTTCACCCAGCAAGTGCAGCAATTAATGCAGGCCCATTCTGGCTCACTGGATGTGCAGCGCATCAATATGCCTGCGTCTGTGGCACTGGCAGGGCTTTCCGACCACCGCAACTACTGGCGCTACGGCCATGATGCCGTCATGATCAACGACACGTCGTTCTTGCGCAACCCGAACTATCACCAGACCTCCGATACCATCGATACACTCGATTTTCACCGCATGGCGCAGGTAGTCGATGGCGTGTACGGTGCCTTAGTAGATTTGAAGTGA
- a CDS encoding RBBP9/YdeN family alpha/beta hydrolase → MPTTILTAPGLGGSGSAHWQTQWEQQYSYQRVQQHDWDHPVCTDWVQALEAAIAAAGPQVVLVAHSLACATVAHWAATTRHQLQGVLFVAPADVDRPDFPPEVVGFAPMPLARLPFPSIVVASTNDQYVSLARAQQFAEAWGSRFVNMGALGHLNAESGLGLWPQGHQLLLELLG, encoded by the coding sequence ATGCCCACTACCATCCTCACCGCACCTGGACTAGGCGGCTCCGGCTCAGCGCACTGGCAAACACAGTGGGAGCAACAGTACAGTTACCAGCGCGTGCAGCAGCACGATTGGGACCACCCCGTTTGCACCGATTGGGTACAAGCTTTGGAAGCTGCCATAGCTGCTGCCGGCCCGCAGGTAGTGCTGGTGGCGCACAGCCTGGCTTGCGCTACGGTGGCGCACTGGGCCGCTACCACCCGCCACCAACTGCAAGGCGTTCTATTCGTAGCGCCCGCCGATGTAGACCGGCCCGACTTTCCGCCCGAAGTGGTGGGCTTTGCGCCCATGCCACTGGCGCGCCTACCGTTTCCTAGCATCGTGGTAGCCAGCACCAATGATCAGTACGTCAGCCTAGCTAGAGCCCAACAGTTTGCGGAAGCCTGGGGTAGCCGGTTTGTAAACATGGGTGCGCTCGGGCATCTAAACGCCGAATCGGGGTTGGGGCTGTGGCCGCAGGGGCACCAGCTACTTCTAGAGCTGTTGGGGTAG
- a CDS encoding alpha-2-macroglobulin family protein yields the protein MPRLPRLPLLWLLLFLCACTKTTSTTDPNGEEIDPYQNLIFEFDQAMVGPEQQDHWDTTQVVTFEPAVRGKFKWANDRELIFSPLTPFRPSTTFRATLRPQALPADKRDVELPENRRVFHTPYLQPGTVQAFWGRSRRAAGTAELRLDVPFNYAVRSADVRPLLRLTQDGQPVAFEVLNTEPDQTIQLGLTQDVRPGSPLTVALAAGLRAAGGDQPTTQDFTLPVDVPDPQALAVSSVSGTVQGTDPVVTVRTNQPVAEGDLTSTVAVSPQVPFAVETQEGGFTLKGGFEVGKSYQVRIGSGLRGTLGGQLDEDVTQTVSFGDERPTISFASGEKAMYLDALGARNLGVRINEVAQVKVTIAKVYANNLQQLLRSGTQYGYPEYDPDSEEDNTDDNGEYIDRSFQYYDVENLGNVLSERTYTVAGLPKQQGLRLLNLSLKELEFTDDLKGLYIIKIQDTERQWLQVSKLVAVTDIGLIVKQGAAGSTLVFANSIRDAKPLSGVSVRFVSSNNQVMGTGTTNADGVAKFDSTTATSRFRLGMVMAQRQSDFTFLDLSRSRVETSRFEVGGLQRNAARYQAFLYGDRDLYRPGDTIRTNTIIRTENWQAPPKNLPVKIRLLLPTGKEYASLRKQLSAAGAFEAQFILPPSIMTGLYTLEVLTGNDVLLTSRQLSVEEFIPDRLKVTVKASRAVVKPGQPVSAQIMAQNLFGPPAADRKFEVEFSLKEKPFTPKNYPDYTFAINSGEKRRGNYGYQEQTPISARFEKTLREGTTDADGRGTATYQVPDYTDLGTLEGAAFATVFDETGRPVNRLATFEVQTQPVLFGIRALPELVSTREKVPVQVVALTPAGQPTSAPARVQVVRLLWETVIERQGGRYIYNSQKREQVVSSQQVTVGAGGGAAVQFAPTYSGEYEIRVARPGAVTYVAQQVYAYGYGDTQANSFEVNNEGEVTIEPDKAKYAPGETAHLLLKTPFPGRVLVTVERDRVLNSFYVTTDEKSAKVDVPIRAGHVPNVYVTATAIREICDNRLPLTVARGFMPLLVERPNSKLTVSIKAPAQSRSQTFQTIEVSTAPKAQVTLAVVDEGILQMKDYRTPDPHGYFYQKRALEVQAYDVYPFLLPELGTSSSGGDAADLSRRTTPVPSRRVKLLAKWSGVLTADASGKVRYRVRIPQFSGAVRVMAVAYKDDAFGAAEHTMRVADPVVISTALPRFLSPGDTIDVPVTLTNTTGKSTGVSEVKIETTGPVLPIRPTRTSDAMTDYLRFVELQPNQERQVVFKVVAGSGYDPKLVFAKDAIGNATVKVTVTPGKGGGSFTETIELPVRPASPLQKRNGSGEVAGGVTQPLKLQTDFIPSSLRSQLVVSRSPMTVFAKDLRYLLQYPYGCLEQTVSAAFPQLYYGDLAATLGQQTGKAVKTSPYNPNYHVQEAIRKVEAQQMYNGSLSYWPGGDYDNWWATAYAAHFLLEAQQAGFQVNKTVLDRVLRYLQARVRKRETDTYNIIQTGGAIQPVTRAKRETAYSLYVLALAGQPDAVALNYYKANRALLTEDARWVLACTFAVAGNQRSFQQLLPARFAPKTTDVRELSGSFSSPIRDEALVLNALLAADADHPQVAPLARQLSRQVQQASWLNTQERAFSLLALGKLARRNAASTVTAALLADSKVVGQFSGKDVSVTNVANRPLMLRTQGSGKLYYFWEMEGISPTGRVPEEDQYLRIRREFLDRNGQFFATTSFKQNDLVVVRLTLQAAETAGEVENVAVTDLLPAGLEIENPRIGTVRDLAWVKDAAQPDYLDVRDDRLNLFTTATAQPKVFYYLARAVSKGTFKLGPVSADAMYNAAYHSYSGAGVVRVR from the coding sequence ATGCCCCGCCTACCCCGTCTGCCGCTGCTGTGGCTGCTACTATTCCTGTGCGCTTGCACAAAAACCACCTCCACTACCGACCCCAACGGCGAGGAAATCGATCCCTATCAGAACCTGATATTTGAGTTCGACCAGGCGATGGTAGGCCCCGAACAGCAGGACCATTGGGATACCACGCAGGTAGTGACCTTTGAACCAGCCGTGCGGGGCAAGTTTAAGTGGGCTAACGACCGGGAGTTGATTTTCTCCCCTCTCACACCCTTTCGGCCCAGCACTACCTTCCGGGCTACGCTGCGGCCGCAGGCCCTACCCGCCGACAAGCGCGACGTAGAGCTACCAGAAAACCGCCGCGTATTTCACACACCCTACCTCCAGCCGGGCACGGTGCAGGCCTTTTGGGGCCGCTCGCGGCGGGCGGCGGGCACTGCCGAACTGCGCTTAGATGTGCCGTTCAACTACGCCGTGCGCTCCGCCGATGTGCGCCCGCTGCTGCGCCTCACGCAGGACGGGCAGCCAGTGGCCTTCGAGGTGCTGAATACTGAGCCCGACCAAACTATACAGCTTGGCCTCACGCAGGACGTGCGGCCCGGCTCCCCGCTCACGGTAGCGCTGGCGGCCGGTCTGCGCGCCGCTGGCGGCGACCAGCCTACCACGCAGGATTTCACCCTACCCGTAGACGTGCCCGATCCGCAGGCCCTGGCTGTGAGCAGCGTATCGGGCACGGTGCAGGGCACCGACCCGGTGGTGACGGTGCGCACCAACCAGCCCGTAGCCGAAGGCGACCTGACCAGCACGGTGGCTGTGTCGCCGCAGGTGCCGTTTGCGGTGGAAACGCAGGAAGGCGGCTTCACGCTGAAGGGCGGTTTTGAGGTCGGAAAAAGCTACCAAGTGCGTATTGGCAGCGGCTTGCGCGGGACATTGGGCGGACAGCTAGACGAGGACGTGACCCAAACCGTAAGCTTCGGCGACGAGCGGCCGACCATCAGCTTCGCCAGTGGTGAGAAAGCCATGTACCTCGACGCGCTGGGTGCCCGCAACCTGGGCGTGCGCATCAACGAGGTAGCGCAAGTAAAGGTGACCATTGCAAAAGTCTACGCCAACAATTTGCAGCAACTATTGCGGAGCGGCACCCAATACGGCTACCCCGAGTACGACCCCGATTCTGAAGAAGACAACACGGACGACAACGGCGAGTACATCGACCGTTCGTTTCAGTACTACGACGTAGAGAACCTGGGCAATGTGCTGTCGGAGCGCACTTATACGGTAGCTGGGCTGCCTAAGCAACAGGGCCTGCGCCTACTCAACCTCAGCCTGAAAGAGCTAGAGTTTACCGACGACCTGAAAGGCCTTTATATCATCAAGATACAGGACACTGAGCGGCAGTGGCTGCAAGTGAGCAAGCTGGTAGCCGTGACGGACATCGGCCTGATTGTGAAGCAGGGCGCGGCGGGTAGCACGCTGGTATTTGCCAACTCCATCCGCGACGCGAAACCGCTGTCGGGCGTGTCGGTGCGCTTCGTGAGTAGCAACAACCAGGTGATGGGCACCGGCACCACCAACGCTGACGGCGTGGCAAAATTCGATAGCACAACCGCGACTAGCCGGTTCCGGCTGGGTATGGTGATGGCGCAGCGCCAATCGGATTTTACGTTTCTGGACCTGAGCCGCAGCCGCGTGGAAACGTCGCGGTTTGAGGTAGGCGGCTTGCAACGCAACGCGGCCCGCTACCAGGCTTTCCTGTACGGCGACCGGGACCTGTACCGCCCCGGCGACACCATCCGCACGAACACCATCATCCGCACCGAGAACTGGCAAGCGCCGCCTAAAAATCTACCTGTCAAGATTCGCTTGCTCCTACCCACGGGTAAGGAATACGCCAGCTTGCGCAAGCAACTGTCGGCGGCGGGGGCGTTTGAGGCGCAGTTTATCCTGCCGCCCAGCATCATGACCGGCCTCTATACGTTGGAAGTCCTCACCGGCAACGATGTGCTGCTGACCTCACGCCAACTCAGCGTAGAGGAGTTCATTCCCGATAGACTGAAGGTGACGGTGAAAGCCTCGCGGGCCGTCGTGAAGCCGGGCCAGCCGGTTTCGGCCCAGATTATGGCCCAAAACCTGTTCGGTCCGCCCGCCGCCGACCGCAAGTTTGAGGTGGAGTTTTCGCTGAAAGAGAAACCCTTCACCCCCAAAAACTACCCCGACTATACTTTCGCCATCAACAGCGGCGAGAAGCGGCGCGGCAACTACGGCTACCAGGAGCAAACGCCGATTTCGGCCCGCTTCGAGAAGACGTTGCGCGAAGGCACCACCGACGCCGACGGCCGCGGTACTGCCACCTACCAAGTGCCCGATTACACTGACCTGGGCACGCTGGAAGGTGCGGCCTTCGCTACAGTATTCGACGAAACCGGCCGCCCGGTGAACCGTCTGGCTACGTTCGAGGTGCAGACGCAGCCAGTGCTGTTCGGTATTCGGGCGTTGCCGGAGCTGGTGAGCACCCGCGAAAAGGTGCCGGTGCAGGTGGTGGCTCTCACGCCCGCCGGTCAGCCCACCAGCGCTCCGGCGCGGGTGCAGGTGGTGCGCCTACTCTGGGAAACCGTGATTGAGCGCCAGGGCGGCCGCTACATCTACAACTCGCAGAAGCGCGAGCAAGTGGTATCTAGTCAGCAGGTTACTGTGGGCGCGGGTGGCGGCGCGGCGGTGCAGTTTGCGCCTACCTACTCCGGCGAGTACGAAATCAGGGTAGCGCGGCCGGGCGCGGTTACCTACGTGGCTCAGCAGGTGTACGCCTACGGCTACGGCGACACGCAGGCCAACAGCTTCGAGGTGAACAACGAGGGCGAGGTAACTATCGAACCCGACAAAGCGAAATACGCACCCGGCGAAACGGCCCACCTGCTGCTGAAAACACCCTTCCCCGGCCGCGTGCTCGTGACGGTGGAGCGGGACCGGGTGCTGAACAGCTTCTACGTGACTACCGACGAGAAATCGGCGAAGGTAGACGTGCCGATTCGCGCCGGGCACGTGCCCAACGTGTATGTGACGGCCACAGCTATCCGCGAGATTTGCGACAACCGCCTACCTCTTACGGTGGCCCGCGGCTTCATGCCATTGCTCGTGGAGAGGCCTAATTCGAAGCTGACCGTCAGCATCAAAGCGCCCGCGCAGAGTCGTTCCCAAACCTTCCAGACCATCGAGGTGAGCACCGCGCCCAAGGCCCAGGTAACGCTGGCCGTGGTGGACGAGGGCATTTTGCAGATGAAGGACTACCGTACGCCCGACCCGCACGGCTACTTCTACCAAAAACGCGCCCTGGAAGTGCAGGCCTACGATGTGTATCCCTTCCTGCTCCCCGAACTCGGCACCAGCAGCAGCGGCGGCGACGCCGCCGACCTCTCCCGCCGCACCACGCCCGTACCCTCGCGCCGCGTGAAGCTCCTCGCCAAATGGAGCGGCGTGCTTACAGCCGATGCCAGCGGAAAAGTGCGCTACCGCGTACGGATTCCGCAGTTTTCGGGAGCCGTGCGCGTCATGGCCGTGGCCTACAAAGACGACGCATTCGGCGCGGCCGAGCACACCATGCGCGTCGCCGACCCGGTGGTCATCAGCACTGCCCTACCCCGCTTCCTCAGCCCCGGCGACACGATTGACGTGCCCGTGACGCTGACGAATACGACAGGGAAAAGTACCGGTGTTTCGGAAGTTAAGATAGAAACGACAGGACCAGTTCTTCCGATTCGGCCAACTCGAACAAGCGACGCTATGACCGATTATTTGCGTTTTGTCGAGCTACAGCCGAATCAGGAAAGGCAAGTAGTATTCAAGGTTGTAGCCGGTTCTGGTTATGACCCTAAACTAGTTTTCGCCAAAGATGCTATAGGTAATGCTACAGTGAAAGTTACTGTTACTCCCGGAAAAGGAGGGGGAAGCTTCACCGAAACCATCGAACTCCCCGTCCGGCCGGCCTCACCCTTGCAGAAGCGCAACGGTTCCGGCGAAGTAGCGGGCGGCGTGACGCAGCCGCTGAAGCTGCAAACGGATTTCATTCCGTCTTCGCTGCGGAGCCAGCTGGTGGTGAGCCGCTCGCCAATGACGGTGTTTGCCAAGGACTTGCGCTACCTGTTGCAGTATCCGTACGGATGCTTAGAGCAAACCGTGTCGGCGGCTTTCCCGCAACTGTATTATGGTGATTTGGCGGCCACGCTGGGGCAGCAAACCGGCAAGGCCGTGAAGACGAGTCCGTATAACCCCAACTACCACGTGCAGGAGGCCATCCGCAAGGTAGAGGCCCAGCAGATGTACAATGGCAGCCTCAGCTACTGGCCCGGCGGCGACTACGACAACTGGTGGGCCACGGCCTACGCTGCTCACTTCCTACTCGAAGCCCAGCAAGCTGGCTTCCAAGTCAACAAAACCGTGCTCGACCGGGTGCTTCGCTACCTACAAGCGCGGGTGCGCAAGCGTGAAACCGATACCTACAACATCATTCAAACGGGAGGAGCCATCCAGCCCGTCACGCGGGCTAAGCGCGAAACTGCCTACTCGCTCTACGTGCTGGCCCTGGCCGGTCAGCCCGACGCAGTGGCGCTGAACTATTACAAAGCCAACCGCGCCCTGCTCACTGAGGATGCACGCTGGGTGCTGGCCTGCACCTTTGCCGTGGCCGGCAACCAGCGCAGCTTCCAGCAGCTCCTACCCGCCCGCTTCGCCCCCAAGACCACCGACGTGCGTGAGCTATCCGGCTCGTTCTCCTCGCCCATCCGCGACGAGGCGCTGGTACTCAACGCCCTCCTCGCCGCCGACGCCGACCACCCACAGGTTGCCCCGCTGGCCCGGCAACTCAGCCGGCAGGTGCAGCAAGCGAGTTGGCTGAACACGCAGGAACGGGCGTTTTCCCTGCTCGCGCTGGGCAAGCTGGCGCGCCGTAACGCCGCCAGCACCGTTACGGCTGCACTGCTGGCCGATAGTAAGGTGGTAGGGCAGTTCTCGGGTAAGGATGTGTCGGTGACGAACGTGGCCAACCGCCCGCTGATGCTGCGCACGCAGGGTAGCGGCAAGCTGTACTACTTCTGGGAGATGGAGGGCATCTCGCCCACCGGCCGCGTGCCCGAGGAAGACCAGTACCTGCGCATCCGCCGCGAGTTCCTGGACCGTAACGGGCAGTTTTTCGCTACCACTTCCTTCAAACAAAACGACCTAGTGGTAGTCCGCCTGACGCTACAAGCCGCCGAAACGGCTGGCGAGGTAGAGAACGTAGCCGTTACAGACTTGCTGCCCGCCGGCCTGG